TTGTTTTCCAGCAATGGAACGCCTTTCCGCACTTGAATGTGCTGGAGAATACTATGCTCGCGCCACGCAAAGTGCTGGGTAAGAGTCGAGCGGAAGCTGAAGAATTGGCCGTTAAGCAACTCACCCATGTGGGCCTTGCCGATAAACTCAAGGTATTTCCCGGTAAGCTCTCTGGTGGCCAGCAGCAGCGTATGGCAATTGCCCGTGCACTGGCCATGTCACCGGACTATATGCTTTTCGACGAGGCTACCTCGGCACTTGATCCGCAATTAGTTGGCGAAGTACTTGATACCATGCGCCTGCTGGCCGAAGACGGCATGACCATGATTCTGGTCACCCACGAAATCCCTTTCGCCCGTGACGTATCCGACCGTGTGGCCTTTTTCCGCGAAGGCCTCATTCATGAGATTGGCCCTCCCGATCAAGTGATCGATAACCCGCAGAAGCCAGAAACAGCCGCCTTTCTCAAGTCAGTGGTCTAGAGGTTTACATGCGTTCAAGCAAAGTCATTCATGTTGTCAGCTGTCATGCCGAGGGAGAAGTCGGAGACGTCATCGTCGGTGGCGTCGCCCCACCACCTGGCGATACGTTATGGGAGCAATCACGCTGGATTGCACAGGATGAAACCCTGCGCAATTTCATGCTCAACGAGCCACGCGGGGGCGTATTTCGCCATGTCAATCTACTGGTGCCGTCAAAAGACCCTCGTGCCCAGATGGCGTGGATCATCATGGAACCCGCCGACACACCACCGATGTCCGGTTCTAATTCGCTCTGTGTCGCGACGGTGCTGCTCGATAGCGGCATTCTGCCTATGACGGAGCCTGTCACCCATTTGGTACTGGAAGCGCCAGGGGGGCTGGTTGAGATTACCGCGCAATGCCGAGACGGCAAGGCCGAGAAAGTTGAAGTGCGTAACGTAGCGTCCTTTGCCGACAAAATTGACCGCTGGATCGAGGTTGAAGGGATAGGATCGCTGCAAGTCGATACCGCCTACGGGGGCGATAGCTTCGTCATCGCGGACGCCCAACAGCTGGGGTTTTCACTGCATGCTGATGAAGCAGCCGATTTAGTCACCACCGGCCTTAAGATTACCCATGCTGCCAATGAACAGCTGGGGTTTACGCATCCATTGAATCCAGAATGGTCACATATATCTTTTTGCCAAATAGCGGCACCGGTGAGCCACGAAAGCGGTGTAGCAACCGCCACGAATGCAGTGGTGATTCGTCCTGGTAAGATTGACCGCTCTCCCTGTGGCACCGGCTGCTCTGCACGCATGGCGGTGCTGCACGAGAAAGGCCAATTGAAGGTTGGAGAGCGCTTTATCGGCAGATCAATTATTGGCTCGACGTTTGATTGCCGAATTGAAGGCCAATGCGATATGGAGGGTCGACCAGCAATTATCCCCAGCCTAGCTGGCCGGGCCTGGATTACTGGTACTCATCAACATTTACTCGATCCCAGCGACCCATGGCCAGAGGGTTATCAGCTTTCAGACACCTGGCC
This Vreelandella neptunia DNA region includes the following protein-coding sequences:
- a CDS encoding trans-3-hydroxy-L-proline dehydratase, which codes for MRSSKVIHVVSCHAEGEVGDVIVGGVAPPPGDTLWEQSRWIAQDETLRNFMLNEPRGGVFRHVNLLVPSKDPRAQMAWIIMEPADTPPMSGSNSLCVATVLLDSGILPMTEPVTHLVLEAPGGLVEITAQCRDGKAEKVEVRNVASFADKIDRWIEVEGIGSLQVDTAYGGDSFVIADAQQLGFSLHADEAADLVTTGLKITHAANEQLGFTHPLNPEWSHISFCQIAAPVSHESGVATATNAVVIRPGKIDRSPCGTGCSARMAVLHEKGQLKVGERFIGRSIIGSTFDCRIEGQCDMEGRPAIIPSLAGRAWITGTHQHLLDPSDPWPEGYQLSDTWPRDLT
- a CDS encoding amino acid ABC transporter ATP-binding protein produces the protein MIEIEKVHKSFKDLEVIKGVDLTVQKGEVVSIVGGSGSGKSTLLMCINGLENIQGGSIRVDGTEVHAKGTDINKLRQKIGIVFQQWNAFPHLNVLENTMLAPRKVLGKSRAEAEELAVKQLTHVGLADKLKVFPGKLSGGQQQRMAIARALAMSPDYMLFDEATSALDPQLVGEVLDTMRLLAEDGMTMILVTHEIPFARDVSDRVAFFREGLIHEIGPPDQVIDNPQKPETAAFLKSVV